Proteins from a single region of Ischnura elegans chromosome 2, ioIscEleg1.1, whole genome shotgun sequence:
- the LOC124153665 gene encoding uncharacterized protein LOC124153665: protein MMGRTSNRLNTWLLGILFLLQGAVGEAPLDSAALPLEHRGVYGPPLPLPPPAAPGPGYGPPAGADDPWPLATPDMPQIKHLQVQCEKTHMRVNIEFDRPFYGMIFSKGFYSDPHCVHLKPGSGHLSATFEIFLNSCGMTSNSNAHHLGAGGTALGSYGPTPSGSYVENTIIVQYDPYVQEVWDQARKLRCTWYDFYEKAVTFRPFQVDMLHAVTANFLGDNLQCWMQIQVGKGPWASEVSGIVKIGQTMTMVLAIKDDESKFDMLVRNCVAHDGKRAPIQLVDQHGCVVRPKIMSRFQKIKNFGPSASVVSFAYFQAFKFPDSMNVHFQCVIQVCRYHCPEPKCGGGLLGGGDYGPPPPHHLPGPGLGGLGGLGGLGAEYGPPPLSLPAAYPDPRHPASGPAGAYSEPKGEVVPAPSTHNNQQSSNGKQSQGSGLSPPPPPQNGQQQGGEQQEGSTRDSQSSQNSAQNGQAQSSSSNQVNLTPPVHPQQGRLRAPYSTVKRKGVDGQESGNSPLGGNGNLATLGGRPRSVQVLQDLHGARRRRETSEEDHVPLTPRVYRREAQEMTDVNTSRVIQVVAPGDVNFNLRNSASGNDTTVVIQASGRTIDPDTICLSVASFTGGLVMLLLVLIVACLVAAFLFVRVRAIERKGSPELATTTFGHTGYDNAEFVKVAH, encoded by the exons ATGATGGGAAGAACGAGTAATCGCCTCAACACGTGGCTACTTGGGATATTATTCCTACTGCAG GGGGCTGTAGGAGAAGCACCACTTGATTCCGCCGCTTTGCCGCTGGAGCATCGTGGTGTCTACGGCCCTCCCTTGCCTCTACCACCACCGGCAGCACCTGGGCCTGGATATGGCCCTCCCGCGGGAGCAGATGATCCATGGCCGCTGGCCACACCCGACATGCCCCAGATCAAGCATTTGCAGGTGCAGTGCGAAAAGACACACATGAGGGTCAATATTGAATTCGATCGACCATTCTATGGCATGATATTCTCCAAGGGATTCTACAGTGACCCACACTGCGTCCACCTCAAGCCAGGTTCCGGCCACTTGAGCGCGACCTTCGAGATTTTCCTCAACAGTTGCGGCATGACCTCTAATTCCAATGCCCATCACCTTGGCGCCGGCGGTACTGCCTTGGGAAGCTATGGCCCAACTCCCTCGGGCTCCTACGTCGAGAATACCATCATCGTACAGTACGATCCATACGTGCAAGAAGTATGGGATCAGGCCCGTAAGTTACGGTGCACATGGTACGACTTCTACGAGAAGGCAGTCACCTTCAGGCCTTTCCAAGTTGACATGCTGCACGCTGTCACCGCCAACTTCTTGGGAGACAATCTCCAATGCTGGATGCAGATTCAAGTAGGAAAGGGACCATGGGCTTCAGAGGTATCAGGAATCGTGAAGATTGGCCAGACCATGACCATGGTTCTCGCCATCAAGGACGACGAGTCAAAGTTCGACATGCTGGTACGAAACTGTGTGGCGCACGATGGAAAGAGAGCACCCATACAGTTGGTGGACCAACACGGTTGTGTGGTTCGACCAAAGATCATGTCAAGGTTCCAAAAGATAAAGAACTTCGGTCCGTCGGCTTCAGTAGTCTCGTTTGCGTACTTCCAAGCATTCAAGTTCCCAGATTCAATGAATGTACACTTCCAGTGCGTGATCCAGGTCTGCAGATATCACTGTCCCGAGCCTAAGTGCGGAGGTGGTCTCCTTGGCGGCGGTGACTACGGCCCACCCCCACCACACCATCTCCCAGGACCTGGTCTTGGAGGACTTGGGGGACTTGGGGGACTTGGAGCAGAATACGGCCCTCCACCTCTGTCCCTCCCAGCAGCTTACCCTGATCCACGACATCCCGCCTCAGGACCTGCAGGAGCCTACTCCGAGCCAAAGGGAGAGGTAGTCCCAGCACCATCCACCCATAACAACCAGCAATCGAGCAACGGAAAACAATCACAGGGATCAGGGCTTTCCCCACCTCCGCCACCACAAAACGGCCAGCAACAGGGCGGGGAGCAACAGGAGGGATCAACGAGAGACAGCCAGTCTAGTCAAAATTCTGCCCAGAATGGCCAGGCGCAATCTTCCTCGTCCAATCAAGTAAATCTCACTCCTCCCGTTCACCCGCAACAAGGGCGTCTCCGAGCACCATACTCAACAGTGAAGAGGAAGGGAGTTGACGGGCAAGAGTCAGGAAACTCACCTCTTGGAGGAAATGGGAATCTAGCAACTTTGGGAGGCAGGCCGAGATCTGTTCAGGTGCTCCAGGACTTGCACGGAGCCAGGCGAAGGAGAGAGACTTCCGAAGAAGACCACGTCCCATTGACTCCAAGGGTGTACAGACGGGAGGCTCAAGAAATGACCGACGTGAACACCAGCAGAGTGATTCAAGTGGTAGCTCCCGGAGACGTTAACTTCAACCTAAGGAATTCCGCGAGTGGGAACGATACCACCGTGGTCATCCAGGCCTCTGGTAGGACTATCGACCCCGACACCATTTGCCTCTCCGTAGCAAGCTTCACCGGCGGGCTGGTGATGCTGCTGCTCGTACTCATCGTAGCGTGCCTCGTAGCCGCCTTCTTGTTCGTTCGAGTCAGAGCCATTGAAAGGAAGGGCAGCCCTGAATTAGCTACAACGACATTTGGACACACAGGATATGACAACGCCGAGTTCGTGAAGGTGGCGCATTAG